A genome region from Thermoleophilia bacterium includes the following:
- a CDS encoding dihydropteroate synthase has product MATFETVVRSATREVIIGGGRPVVLIGERINPTGKKRLAEALRAGDLSVAKEEALAQVAAGADILDVNAGATGVDEIEMLPRVVEAVAEVVDVPLCIDSRKTKALAAALAVCPGRPIVNSVTGEEASLEEVLPLVKEYGVPVIGLTLDEKGIPADPSARVEIAHKIVERAESYGIPRHDVIIDCLTLSLGANVKAGLATLEATRRVRDELGVNQTQGCSNISHGLPNRPILNAVYLGMAIEAGLTCPTVDVAQVRLAALSADLILGRDNYAMRFISAFREAQKAAQGQ; this is encoded by the coding sequence GTGGCGACTTTTGAGACAGTGGTAAGGAGCGCTACCCGAGAAGTAATAATCGGGGGTGGTCGCCCGGTAGTCCTCATAGGCGAAAGGATTAACCCCACAGGTAAGAAAAGACTGGCCGAGGCTCTAAGAGCGGGCGATTTGAGTGTGGCCAAGGAAGAAGCGCTGGCACAGGTGGCTGCCGGCGCCGACATCCTGGATGTAAATGCCGGGGCTACCGGTGTCGACGAGATAGAAATGTTGCCGCGTGTGGTCGAAGCGGTTGCTGAAGTGGTAGATGTTCCTCTGTGCATTGACAGCCGCAAGACAAAGGCGCTGGCCGCGGCGCTAGCGGTCTGTCCTGGACGTCCTATTGTGAACTCTGTGACTGGCGAAGAAGCTTCACTTGAAGAGGTTCTTCCTCTCGTCAAAGAGTATGGAGTGCCGGTCATAGGTCTCACACTTGATGAGAAGGGCATTCCGGCCGATCCATCGGCTCGTGTGGAGATTGCGCATAAGATTGTGGAGCGGGCCGAATCGTACGGGATCCCGCGGCATGACGTAATCATCGACTGCCTAACCCTTTCTCTGGGGGCCAATGTAAAAGCTGGGTTGGCGACTCTCGAAGCCACCAGACGCGTGAGGGACGAACTGGGTGTAAACCAGACGCAGGGGTGTAGCAACATTTCCCATGGCTTACCTAACCGGCCCATCCTGAACGCGGTATATCTGGGAATGGCCATTGAAGCAGGGCTCACGTGCCCCACGGTGGATGTCGCTCAGGTAAGACTGGCGGCTCTCTCTGCCGACCTTATCTTGGGGCGCGATAACTACGCGATGCGCTTCATTTCAGCCTTCCGGGAGGCGCAAAAAGCCGCTCAAGGGCAGTGA
- a CDS encoding cobalamin-dependent protein (Presence of a B(12) (cobalamin)-binding domain implies dependence on cobalamin itself, in one of its several forms, or in some unusual lineages, dependence on a cobalamin-like analog.), with the protein MLDVNGFEVIDLGIDVPEEKFVEAVREHKPQVLALSGFLSIAFDSMKSTIEEVEKAGLREGLKVIIGGGQMDDTIRRYTGADAYGDDAMDAVAFAKEVVGVK; encoded by the coding sequence ATGCTGGATGTAAACGGCTTTGAAGTAATCGACCTAGGCATTGACGTGCCGGAGGAAAAGTTTGTAGAAGCGGTACGGGAGCACAAACCCCAAGTACTTGCTCTTTCCGGCTTTCTCTCCATTGCTTTTGACTCCATGAAGTCCACCATAGAGGAAGTAGAAAAAGCTGGACTACGCGAAGGCCTTAAGGTCATCATCGGTGGCGGGCAAATGGACGACACCATCAGGCGCTACACCGGCGCTGACGCCTACGGTGACGACGCTATGGATGCCGTAGCCTTTGCCAAAGAAGTGGTGGGGGTGAAATAG
- a CDS encoding CoA-acylating methylmalonate-semialdehyde dehydrogenase, translating to MALLEEPIKEVKVLKNYINGEWVESKGEYVDVVNPANMKVIAKVPISTKEEFDAAVEAAKKAFPEWRRTTPLARSRLLFRLKELLEENFEKASRIQTQEHGKCIDESRGETRRGIENVEVACGIPTLMQGYISEDVAHGIDEWCMPTPLGVFGIIGPFNFPFMIPLWSAPYAVATGNTIVIKPSSEVPLSQDFLAQLVEEAGFPPGVWNVVHGGRTVVNAMLEHPDIKGVTFVGSTPVGRDVIYRKCGETGKRCIAQCGAKNFMIIMPDCDVDNTIAAMMTSFFGNTGQRCLAAANAVIVGDDDRFYDDFVAKVVDRASKIRVGYGLDESIQMGPLRDPSKKQNVVNYIEIGLKEGAELLLDGRNVKPEGGLPDDSFVGPTIFQNVRPDSRLGSEEIFGPVMSIMRAKTLEEAVEMANANPYGNGHSIFTSSGKAARYFRYNIESGNVGINIGITAAMAFFPFGGMKDSFFGVLHTQGKEAIRFFTESKVVIERWF from the coding sequence ATGGCATTACTCGAAGAACCAATCAAAGAAGTAAAGGTCCTTAAGAATTACATTAATGGCGAGTGGGTTGAGTCCAAGGGCGAATACGTGGACGTCGTCAACCCGGCCAACATGAAGGTTATCGCCAAGGTTCCCATCTCCACTAAGGAAGAGTTCGACGCTGCTGTTGAGGCGGCAAAGAAAGCTTTTCCTGAGTGGCGGCGTACTACCCCGCTGGCGCGTTCCCGTCTGCTCTTCCGGCTCAAGGAGCTTCTAGAAGAGAATTTTGAGAAAGCCAGCCGTATCCAGACGCAAGAGCACGGCAAGTGCATAGACGAGTCCCGTGGTGAGACGCGGCGTGGTATTGAGAATGTAGAAGTCGCCTGCGGTATTCCCACTCTAATGCAGGGCTACATTTCCGAAGATGTCGCGCACGGCATCGATGAGTGGTGCATGCCGACTCCACTGGGAGTGTTTGGTATCATTGGCCCCTTCAATTTCCCCTTCATGATCCCGCTGTGGTCGGCTCCGTATGCGGTTGCTACCGGCAATACCATTGTCATTAAGCCGTCCAGCGAGGTTCCTTTGAGCCAGGACTTCCTGGCCCAGTTGGTTGAAGAGGCCGGCTTCCCGCCGGGAGTCTGGAACGTGGTACACGGCGGCCGGACAGTCGTCAACGCCATGCTTGAGCATCCGGACATCAAGGGCGTTACGTTTGTTGGGTCCACACCGGTCGGCCGGGACGTCATCTACCGCAAGTGTGGCGAAACCGGCAAGCGCTGCATTGCTCAGTGCGGGGCCAAGAACTTCATGATCATCATGCCCGACTGCGATGTCGACAACACTATCGCTGCCATGATGACCTCGTTCTTCGGTAACACTGGCCAGCGCTGCCTCGCGGCGGCTAACGCAGTCATCGTTGGTGATGATGACCGCTTCTACGATGACTTTGTGGCCAAGGTCGTCGATAGGGCATCGAAGATCAGAGTAGGCTACGGTCTGGACGAGTCCATCCAGATGGGTCCTCTGCGCGACCCCTCCAAGAAGCAGAACGTTGTCAACTACATCGAAATCGGCCTCAAAGAGGGGGCTGAGCTCTTGCTGGATGGCCGGAACGTTAAGCCTGAGGGTGGTCTGCCCGATGATTCCTTTGTTGGGCCGACCATTTTCCAGAACGTGCGTCCTGACTCACGGCTAGGCTCTGAGGAAATCTTCGGCCCCGTGATGAGCATCATGCGGGCGAAGACCTTGGAAGAGGCTGTCGAGATGGCAAACGCCAATCCTTATGGCAACGGCCATTCCATCTTCACCTCGAGCGGCAAGGCTGCACGTTACTTCCGCTACAACATCGAGAGCGGCAACGTCGGCATCAACATCGGCATTACTGCCGCGATGGCGTTCTTCCCGTTCGGCGGAATGAAGGACTCCTTCTTCGGTGTGCTTCATACTCAGGGTAAGGAAGCCATCCGCTTCTTCACCGAGAGCAAAGTCGTGATCGAGAGATGGTTCTAG
- a CDS encoding DUF1638 domain-containing protein — MTEKPWVGPESDDGKGAKGAQPEVSLEELDSACGSLPRVHSSGKLDWVVVACEMIEDEVRLALRSLPPEQRPPVIWVESGLHDRPERLHAVLSDIVSRLDQGAELGVPVTVPSVRPGRGPAEARREELRVGPVSRVVFAFGFCGNALAGISAQNLTLVLPRADDCITLLLNHGCKREEVPRNPRHYYLTRGWFCHESSLMEAFDEWVRRYGAEKAARLQKAMFAGYETVSLIDTKAYDVGEWQSQAEEVARTLGLGSDVVEGSVQLLEKLFQGREDSEIIVVPPGEKVTLEHLFGARTPEPTAASS; from the coding sequence ATGACAGAGAAGCCCTGGGTAGGGCCTGAGTCTGACGACGGGAAGGGAGCGAAGGGCGCGCAGCCCGAGGTCTCTCTGGAAGAACTCGATTCAGCTTGCGGGTCCTTACCCAGGGTTCACAGCAGCGGTAAGCTTGACTGGGTGGTCGTCGCCTGCGAGATGATCGAAGATGAGGTTCGTCTCGCCTTACGCTCACTCCCTCCCGAGCAGAGACCGCCAGTGATCTGGGTGGAAAGTGGGCTGCACGACCGGCCGGAGCGACTTCATGCTGTGCTGTCGGACATCGTTTCACGCTTGGACCAGGGGGCTGAACTGGGGGTCCCAGTGACTGTACCGAGCGTCAGGCCGGGTAGAGGTCCGGCGGAGGCTCGGCGAGAGGAACTAAGAGTAGGCCCCGTAAGCAGAGTTGTGTTCGCCTTTGGGTTCTGTGGAAACGCCCTTGCTGGCATATCCGCTCAGAATCTCACCCTGGTGTTGCCCCGAGCAGACGATTGCATAACGTTGCTCCTCAACCACGGTTGTAAGCGAGAAGAGGTGCCGCGGAATCCTCGGCATTACTATCTGACCCGAGGATGGTTCTGCCACGAAAGTTCTCTAATGGAAGCTTTTGATGAGTGGGTACGTCGGTATGGTGCGGAGAAGGCGGCTCGTTTGCAGAAGGCCATGTTCGCCGGCTACGAAACGGTGAGCCTAATCGACACCAAAGCCTATGACGTGGGCGAGTGGCAATCGCAGGCAGAGGAGGTGGCGAGAACTCTTGGTCTTGGTAGCGACGTGGTCGAGGGTTCGGTGCAGCTGCTAGAGAAGTTGTTTCAGGGGCGCGAAGACAGTGAAATCATTGTTGTTCCTCCCGGGGAGAAGGTCACGTTGGAGCATCTGTTCGGCGCCAGGACCCCGGAGCCGACGGCAGCTTCAAGCTAG
- a CDS encoding aldehyde dehydrogenase family protein encodes MQLVEQSLYIDGRWVSPAEPGQFIAVIDPSTEEKIAEVACAGKADVDRALQAAQRAFVSFSQTTREERLELLEALLAAYRKRKTAIAEAMTAEVGIPASFSEPVQATIGERHLDTIIKVLREYEFEEELGSTQIVREPIGVCALISPWNWPMNQVVVKVAPALAAGCTMVLKPSQLSPLSTLLFAEAVHEAGVPAGVFNLLNGPGSTLGQMLASHPAVDMVSVTGSTEVGAAVARAAADTIKRVSQELGGKSAYIVFEDVDLEKVVAAGVRNCMRNSGQSCNAPTRMLVAESVYDQAVEIAARTASELKVGDPRDPETFLGPVAGKKQYETVLDYIRSGIAEGARLVAGGLDRPEGLERGYYVRPTVFADVTNDMRVAREEIFGPVLCIMKFRDEDEAVAIANDSDYGLSGYVSSKDLERARRVARKLRTGMVHLNGALPDMFAPFGGYKKSGNGREWGRFGLEEFLEVKAIMGYRPFK; translated from the coding sequence ATGCAGTTGGTAGAGCAAAGCCTGTACATCGACGGGAGGTGGGTTTCTCCCGCCGAACCCGGCCAGTTCATCGCAGTTATTGATCCGTCCACCGAGGAGAAGATCGCGGAGGTAGCCTGCGCTGGCAAGGCCGACGTGGATAGGGCTCTCCAGGCTGCCCAAAGGGCTTTTGTTTCTTTCAGCCAAACAACCCGTGAGGAGCGTTTGGAGTTGCTGGAGGCTCTTCTTGCCGCCTACAGAAAGCGCAAGACGGCGATTGCCGAGGCGATGACTGCCGAGGTTGGCATTCCAGCGAGCTTCTCGGAGCCTGTGCAGGCTACCATTGGGGAGCGTCATCTGGACACGATTATCAAAGTGCTGCGTGAATACGAGTTTGAAGAGGAATTAGGCAGCACTCAGATCGTTCGGGAGCCCATTGGGGTGTGCGCGCTCATATCGCCCTGGAATTGGCCGATGAACCAGGTTGTGGTCAAAGTCGCCCCGGCGCTCGCGGCAGGATGCACTATGGTTCTTAAGCCTAGTCAGCTGTCGCCCCTTTCGACGCTCCTGTTTGCCGAGGCGGTGCACGAGGCGGGGGTGCCCGCCGGAGTGTTCAATCTGCTCAATGGCCCCGGGTCGACCTTGGGACAGATGCTCGCTTCCCATCCGGCCGTAGACATGGTTTCGGTGACCGGCTCCACCGAGGTGGGGGCTGCGGTAGCGCGGGCAGCCGCGGATACCATAAAGCGCGTCTCTCAAGAGCTAGGGGGCAAGTCAGCGTACATTGTTTTCGAGGACGTCGATCTGGAAAAAGTGGTAGCTGCTGGGGTCCGCAACTGTATGCGCAATTCCGGCCAAAGCTGCAATGCGCCCACGCGCATGCTTGTAGCTGAGTCTGTCTACGATCAGGCGGTGGAGATCGCGGCCCGCACTGCTTCCGAGCTAAAGGTGGGAGATCCTCGTGATCCCGAAACCTTCCTGGGCCCTGTTGCTGGTAAGAAACAGTATGAGACAGTTCTTGACTACATCCGGTCTGGGATCGCTGAAGGGGCAAGACTAGTGGCTGGTGGCTTGGACAGGCCTGAGGGTCTTGAGCGCGGATACTATGTGCGCCCGACAGTGTTCGCTGATGTGACAAACGACATGCGCGTTGCAAGGGAAGAGATTTTTGGCCCCGTTTTGTGCATCATGAAATTTCGCGATGAAGACGAAGCGGTCGCGATAGCCAACGACAGCGATTACGGCTTGTCGGGTTACGTCAGCTCCAAGGACCTAGAAAGAGCGCGGCGGGTCGCCCGGAAGCTCCGCACCGGAATGGTTCATCTTAATGGAGCGCTTCCGGACATGTTTGCTCCCTTTGGTGGTTACAAGAAGTCCGGCAACGGGCGGGAATGGGGTCGCTTTGGACTCGAGGAGTTCCTGGAAGTCAAAGCCATTATGGGATATCGGCCCTTCAAGTGA